The Halanaerobiales bacterium genome contains the following window.
ATATTTTTTATTACTTTATCACCTTTATCATGTCCATATTTATCATTTACTTTTTTCAGATTATTAAGATCACCAATGATTATACTAAATGGAAGATTTCTTTTAACATCCAATCTTTCCATTTCTTCTTCAAAATAAGCTCTATTGTAAAGATCAGTTAAACTATCATGATACCCAAGATATTTAATTCTTTTTTCAGCCCTAATTCTTTTAATAGCAGCTGATGTATGAGCTATTAATAATTCAGTTAACTCAAGATCTACTTCATCAAAATAATCTTTTTTATTAGATATAACCTGGAAAATACCAAAATTATCAACTGGAACTGTCATAGCGGATTTATAAGCTGAATTTGCAGGTTCAGCATCAGGGTCATCCCTTACATCTCCAGTAATTCTGGATTCTCCACTTTGATATACTTTTCCGGCTACACCGGTA
Protein-coding sequences here:
- a CDS encoding sensor domain-containing diguanylate cyclase; translation: TGVAGKVYQSGESRITGDVRDDPDAEPANSAYKSAMTVPVDNFGIFQVISNKKDYFDEVDLELTELLIAHTSAAIKRIRAEKRIKYLGYHDSLTDLYNRAYFEEEMERLDVKRNLPFSIIIGDLNNLKKVNDKYGHDKGDKVIKNIAKKLKENCREDDILARWGGDEFGLLLPQTDTKTAQKVMQRIHINIANYSYKEIDINLALGLATKTNPFEDIDEIFKEADDNMYDNKSVIKGNVC